TACCTCCCCTGAGTCCCCTCCTTACAAGGAGGGGATATTCTCAAACCAATTTTTAAAAAAATTAGCTTTCTGCCTTTTCGATAATCTGAGGTAAGTTTTTGAAAATGTCTGCTGTCATCTTGTCCAGATCGAACTCATGCTTCCAACCCCAGTCGGAACGGGCTGCCGAATCATCAATGCTATCGGGCCAGGAGGAGGCGATCTCCTGCCGGTAGTCCGGTTCATATTCAATTTCAAAACCGGGAATCTGTTTTTTGATGGATTTGGCAATCTCCTCCGGCGTAAAACTGATCGCCGAGACATTGTAGCTTGTTCGCACTTTCACCTTTTCTTCAGGAACCTGCATCAGATCGATCGTAGCTTTTACTGCATCGCTCATATACATCATTGGAAGGGCTGCATCCGCTTCCAGAAAACATGAGAACTTTTCACCTGCCAGTGCTTTGTGGTAAATATCCACAGCATAGTCTGTCGTACCGCCACCGGGCAGAGATTTGTAGCCAATCAAACCGGGATAGCGAAGACTGCGCACATCCACGCCAAACTTGTTGTAGAAATAGGCACACCACTGCTCACCTGCTACTTTCGTAATTCCATAAACCGTGGTTGGATTGGTTGCGGTGTTTTGCGGCGTATCTTTTTTGGGTGCATCGGGACCAAAAACGGCAATTGAGCTTGGCCAAAAAATTCTCTCCAAATTTTTCTCCCTCGCAATATTCAGCACATTGAGAAGGCCATCCATGTTGAGCCTCCAGGCCAGATCGATATTTTTTTCTGCATTAGCTGAAAGCAGAGCAGCAAGATGATAAATAACAGTAATATTATACTTCTCGATTACCTCTTCAATTCGTGCTTTATCCATCACATCCAGCTGTTCAAACGGTCCATCACCAATCGGCTCACGAATATCGGATGCAACTACATTCTCTGTCCCATAGATATTTCTCAATTCTGTGGTCAGCTCACTTCCCAGCTGCCCGCAGGCTCCGGTTATTAAGATTTTACTCATTATACAATCTAAATTATTCTCAATTTCAGTTATGGTAGAATTCTCCCCTCCTGTGTAAGGAGGGGATTAAGGGGAGGTAGCCCCTCAAGCATCATCAATTGTAAGTCCAAACTCTTTAGCCCGGACTATAAATACTCTTTCAAGGTGTTTCAAAACGGTTTCGTAATCTTCATTAAAATCTGAATTTTGAATCCTCACCATTTTAATCCCAAGTTCATTCACATAGCCATTTTTAGCATTATCAGCTTTCTTTTTATCAGAAAAGTGATGGACATCTCCATCAACTTCAATAGCCAGCTTTAACTCCGGACAATAGAAATCGATAATATAGTTACCAACTCCAAATTGTCTTCTTACTTTAAAACCAAACATTTTCTTCCCCTTCAGATCACTCCAAAGACGCACTTCCCATTTTGTCATATTCTTCCGAAGATAACGGCGTTGGTTTTTGGTCTTTTTGGGATTTAACATTGCTCTATCACGGAAAATTGATGGCCTGAGTTGTAATTCAAGGAGGCAACCTCCCCTGTCCCCTCCTTGCTCAGGAGGGGAACTCCCTAACCATGTTCTAATCAATAACACCCAGTTCTTTCCCAACTTCTGTAAATGCCTCGATCGCTTTATCAAGATGCTCTTTTTCATGGATAGCCGATAATTGAACCCGAATCCTTGCTTCGCCTTTTGGTACAACCGGGTAGTAAAAACCGATCACATAAATTCCTTTCTCGAGAAGTTTTTCGGCAAAATCCTGCGATACTTTCGCATCGTACAGCATCACCGGCACAATTGGATGATTCCCCGGCTTGATATCAAATCCGGCATCTGTCATCGCTTTTCGGAAATAGGTGGTGTTATCTTCCAGCTTGTCTCTCAATTCCGTTGTTTCACTCAACAGTTTTAACACTTCAATGGATGCCCCGGTGATGGCAGGAGCCAGTGTATTTGAAAAGAGGTACGGACGTGAACGCTGTCGCAACATATCTACAATCTCTTTGTGGGCAGCCGTAAATCCGCCGGATGCACCGCCAAGTGCCTTACCCAGCGTTCCTGTGATGATATCCACCCTACCCATCACATCTCTGTATTCGTGTACTCCACGACCGGTTTTACCGACAAATCCGGTAGAGTGGCACTCGTCACTCATCACCAAAGCGTCATACTTATCGGCCAGGTCGCAAATTTTGTCAAGCTGAGCAATGGTTCCGTCCATCGAGAAGACTCCGTCTGTGGCGATGATTTTTGTCCGCGCACCGGATGCTGCTTTCAGCTGCTCTTCAAGATCCGCCATATCGTTGTGCTTGTACACGTATCGCTGCGCCTTGCACAACCGAACACCATCAATAATAGAAGCGTGATTCAGCTGATCGGAAATAATGGCGTCCTCTTTTCCAAGAAGCGGCTCAAACACTCCTCCGTTAGCATCAAATGCAGCAGCGTAAAGAATCGTATCCTCTGTGCCTAAAAACTCCGAGATTTTTGCTTCCAGCTCTTTGTGAATCGTCTGCGTACCGCAAATGAATCGAACCGACGACATCCCATAACCGTACTCATCAATCGTTTTCTTGGCGGCTTCAACCACCCGGGGATGAGATGACAATCCGAGATAGTTATTTGCGCAAAAATTGATTACTTCAGCCCCTTTCGTCGTTTTGATGACGGCACCCTGAGGCGTTGTTATGACACGCTCCTCTTTATACAGTCCATCTTTTTTGATTTGATCCAGTTCAGCTTGCAGATCGTCTTTCAGATTTGAATACATGTTGTGGCAGATTTATTTGATGAGTTGCTCTATTTTCGAATTGAAAATAAGAAAAAATGAGGAGTCTTTTGGCAGATGTAACATCGTATTTAGAGATTATCAATCCCTACTCTAAAATCGAACCGAGGTAAAATTTATTTGTGTAAGTAGATCTAAAGATATTAGATCTTTAACAGATCATAATTTATTGGATAACCTTTGTAGATTTTAACCGTACAAATCCCTATCTAACCAAAAATCATTAATCTATTCCTTCTTTATGGATGCAGATCTTCTTACCTGGATTTTTCTCGGTGGCGGCCTTTTGTTGATGCTGCTCGAATTGGCACTTCCGGGAGGTGTTGCCCTATTCCTGGGATTCAGTGGAATAACAGTCGGTGTGCTTCGGTTTTTAGGACTTCTTTCAAGCACCGGAGCCTCTATCGCTGTATGGCTGATACTGTCCGTGGTCCTTACCATTGCAATTCGTCCGTTTATAAAAAAATATTTAAAACCGGAGAGTTATTTTAAGTATGCGGACGAGGATTACGAAGCGATGGATCAAATAGTTGAAGTCATCGAAGAGATCAATGAAGAGGATAACAGCGGGAGAATTCGGCTTGACGGAACAAGCTGGAGAGCCAAATCTCTTGACGGCACCATCAAAGCGGGTGAAAAAGTACGAATCCAATACCGCGAAAACACAACCTGGATTGTAGAAGCCCTGGGCGTAAAAGAGCCATCAAAAGAACAACTTAAAAACCGAAATAGAAACTGATTATGTGGACAGCACTACTCATATTTTTTGCAATCCTTTTTGTGATTATAACTCGACTTTTCATCATTGTGGAGTTCCGTGAAGAGGTCATCCAGGAGCGTCTTGGAAAATATAAAAAAACGCTATCTCCGGGCTTTCATTTTATGATACCCTTTGTTGATCGTGCCGCATACCGGCAGGAGATGCGAGAACAGGTGATTGATGTACCGAGCCAAACCTGTATTACCAAAGATAATATTGAAGTGGCCGTTGACGGGCTGATCTACATTAAGGTGATGGATGCGTACCGCGCCAGCTACGGAATTTCGAATTACATAGCCGCGGCAGTTAATCTTGCGCAAACCACCATGCGGAGCGAAATCGGTAAAATTACGCTCGACGATACGTTTTCGGAACGGGATATGATGAACGAGAATATTGTGGAAGAGATCGATAAGGCCGCCGACCCCTGGGGAATTAAGGTAATGCGGTACGAGATCAAAAATATTAGTCCCTCCAATGATATTGTAGATACCATGGAGAAGCAGATGGAGGCCGAGCGTGAAAAGCGTGCTGAAATCACAAATTCTGAAGGGTACAGGGAAGCACGGATTAACGAATCAAAGGGAGAGCAACAAAGCCAGATTTTAATCTCAGAAGCTCAGCGGCAGCGTAGAATCAACGAAGCTAAAGGACGGGCAAAGGAGATTGAGTTGATTGCAACCGCAACTGCCAATGGAATCCGGCGGGTTTCCAAAGCCATTGAAAAACCGGGCGGTGATATAGCCGTCAAGACAAAACTTGTAGAGCAGTATATCGACCAGTTTGGCAAAATTATTAAGAGTACAAATGTTTCAGTTCTCCCAACAGAGACTGCCAACCTAAAAACATTTTTTGAGGGCGTTGGAACACTTAATCGACACACTCAAAACAGTCATTCATCTTCATCAGCTAATCCGCAGGGGCCAACATCATGAGTGCATTAAATATTTTTAGCCAGGTTGTACTGGCGATTTTTGCGATCTATCTGACGTTTAAATTTTTACAGGCACTACGCCTTGTGCCCAATCAATACGCGCACATCGTGGAGCGTCTCGGGAATTACCACAAAACGCTTGGACCCGGATTTCACGCCCTGATTCCTTTTGTGGATAAGGTCGTTTACAAGCAGGACCTGCGTGAGGAAACCATTGAGGTAGAACCCCAGGAATGTTTCACCAAAGACAATGTAAAAGTTGAGGTGGATGGTGTTCTTTATCTTAGCGTAGTCGATCCCGTGAACGCCAGTTATGGGATCACCAACTATCGATACGCCGCAGTGCAACTCGCGCAAACCACCACGCGTTCTGTGATTGGACTTCTGGACCTTGACGAAACGTTCGAGGAACGAGCCAAGATGAGCAAGAAAGTGGTTGAAGTGTTGGGAGATGTGGAGCGCTTGTGGGGAATTCGCGTGCATCGATATGAAATCAAAAACATCAATACTCCCCGTACCGTACAAAAAGCGATGGAGCGTCAAATGACGGCTGAAAGAGAGCGACGGGCCGTAATCGCTAAATCTGAAGGTGTTCGGGACTCAAACGTAAATGACGCCCAGGGACGAAGAGCCGAAATGGTAAACATCTCCGAGGCAGAAATGCAGCGCAGAATAAACGAAGCGGAAGGTTGGGCCAATGAGATTGAGGCGATCGCCGAAGCCACCGCCGTTTCCATCGAGCAGATAGCCGATGCCATATCACAGCCTAAGGGGAAAGAGGCGATGAAACTGCAGCTAAAACAGAAATACTTAAAAGTACTGGACGGACTGGGCAAAGATGAGAATCAAATCATTTTGCCGAAAGACATCACAAACTACGATTCATTGATAGAAGGCCTTTCCCTCGAGCAGCTTGACGAGGTTGAGGATACACCTAAAAAGTAGTCAACATTTTACCAGACAAAAGGGAATTTCCTGCTTCGTGAATTTTAACTTCGATTCACAAAATGGGTGTTCCCTTTTACGCTTTCGTGAATAGCCGCTTTTGCTACCGTATCGGGTCCGTAGCAGTTATTCAGGCAGTCGGCCGCACGGGTCAGTCCCCTCAAATCGTTATCTTCCTGAAAAAATAGCTCGCCCTGTTCCGTCTGCTGCATTTCGATGGTGTGCAGACCAATTCCCCTGATTTTGATATTTCTCTCCAGTGCACTGTTCACAATTCGCATCGCCTCAGTCAGGCATGCGTCCAGTACGTAGTCGTCCAGATTGGTAAATCCCGCTGTGGTAAAGGTAAAAGAGTGCCCTTCCCAATGCGCCTCTTGGTAACGAATATGACACCCCCAACGCCTTGCTTTTCGCTGATATCCGCGCATTCGGTAGCAGACCTTCCGTACGGCTTTTACAATCTCCCCTTTCACTTCAATGGGATTGTCTGTCCAGTCCGAAAACGTGTGCATGTAGCTTACTTCATCCGGAATATGAACCTCATCGATCAGCACCCGCGCCTTGTCACGTCCGGCTACCGTTTCCCAGAAGAGCTGTCCCTGCATCTCACCAAAAAGTTTCTGAAACGGACCTTTCCCCTGCTTGATGGCATCCCCGATGGTGTGAATATTGTACTTCTTCAGGTGTTCGTATCGCCTCCGCCCTATACCCCACACCTCATCAATCGGGAGCGGGTAGATATATTGGGCGGCATCATCCGGTGTGAGAATCAGAGAAAGCCCTTTTGGCTTCTGCAGATCTGACGCCAGTTTTGAATAGGTTTTACTGGTTGCAATGCCCACCGAACAGACAAGCCCAAGCCTCCGATAAATTTCCTCTTTCAGTTTCCGGGCATACGCCTCCAGTTGCGAGCGAGCCTTTCTGAGCAGAAATGTGATGTCCATGAAGTACTCATCCATCGAGTATTTCTCCACTTCCGGTGAGTAGGAGTCGAGAATCGATTTCAGTTGTCGGCTGATCGCTTTGTACTTATCATAGTCGATCTGTTTAAACACCAGGTATGGACAAATTTGTGACGCCTCAAACGCGCTCATGGCAGTTTTCACCCCCAGGGCACGCGCCTCGTAGCTGGCCGTTGCCACAATACCACGTGCCACGCCGTTCGGTTTTCTCCATCCTCCCATCGCTACCGGTAACCCGTACAGGTTGTAGGCCTGCTGTTCAACCTGAGCATAAAAACAGTTCATATCCAGATGCAGATATAATCTCTTTTTACGGGAAATGTGCTGATGCTCTTTCGCTACCGTGCTGTATAGCGTTATGCGATGCACATCCTGTTCCAGATCATAATCGGTATACTCTTTCGGGTCCATACCACAGTATAAAAAGTTTATTTACATATTTCATACATATATTTTGTAATTGTCATTCCGCAATGATCAAGACTAAACGAGACACCAAAATTCTCCCTACCTTTACCGTTCAATAAACCCCGACTGACATATAAATGACTGACTATGTGCGGACGCTATGTTTTAAAAATCACCTTGCAGGAGCTCCAACAGAAATATGGGGCAACTCCCGAAGGAATATTTACCATTGAAGAGAATTACAATGTTGCTCCAAGCCTGCATATGCCGGTCATTGTTCAGCAGGGAGACCAGCGAAAGATTGACAAGTATCGCTGGGGACTGATTCCATTCTGGGCAAAAGAGATCAACTCGGGCTACTCGATGATCAATGCCAGGGCGGAATCGCTTGAACAAAAGAAGTCTTACGCTTCCCCCTTCAAATCAAAACGATGTGTGATACCGGCCAATGGTTTTTATGAATGGAAGAAAGCCGGCGGAGAAAAAATCCCTCATTACATTACTCAAAAACGGTCGGAGTTGATAAACTTTGCCGGGCTCTATGAGGAGTGGAAACCACAGAAAGAGGGCGAGGCTCCCATCAAAAGTTTCACCATTATCACAACCGATGCCAACAAACCCATTTCTGAACTTCACGACCGGATGCCGGCCATGCTGCTGGATGAAGAACTGGATATCTGGCTCGACCCGGAAAACAAGGATACAGACTCCCTCAAAGATCTGCTGCGTCCATGGCCAAATGATGACATCTCTTTCTATCGGGTAGGCAAAGAGGTGAACAGCGCCAGAAATTCAGGCAAGCAACTCATCAACCCCTACCGGGATCTTTTCTCATAAAGTTCTGCATACATATTGATATATGTGTGATATATGTTTAAACTGTTTCTCCATAATATTAGAGGAAGCAGTATGAGCAAAAAAGAGAAATATCCGCCCATTAACGTACTTAATGTCATGCGGGGATTCCGCACCCCCGATCTGCCTCACGCAGTTACGCCCTACCGGTTTGAACTTCGCAACGGAGAGAAGCACCGCATTAAACAAATCCGGCAAACGCATCGCGAAAGGGTCGGCAAAGCTTACCACTACCACTATGTAGTTTTGACCAAAAAGGAGCGATATTTTCACCTCGTTTTTGATTCCGGTACCATGATCTGGCGCGTAGTACAGGAGGTGGACAGTGAACTGTTTTTTGGATAAAACCGAAGATTTGCGCCAAAAGAAAAGCCTCAACCCAGAATCGGATTGAGGCTTTAAAATCAAACTGAATAGTCAGTCTGGGTTTTATGGGGGTGGAATTACATCATTCCTCCCATGCCGCCCATTCCTCCCATTCCGCCCGGCATACCACCTGGCATTCCGCCATCGTCGTCATCATCATTCTTTGATGGTTTGTCGACGACTACAGCTTCGGTTGTCAGCATCAAGCCGGCAACTGAGGCAGCATTTTCAAGTGCGGTTCGGGTTACTTTCGTTGGGTCGATAACACCCGCTTTGATCAGATCTTCGTATACTTCGGTACGAGCGTTGTAACCGAAAGCGTCTTTTCCTTCAAGCACTTTCTGTACAACGATGGATCCTTCAACACCGGCGTTGTTTGCAATAGCTCTCAATGGAGCTTCAAGCGCACGCTTAATGATGTTGAATCCAACTTCCTGATCGCCGTTTTCAGCTTTCAGTTTATCGAAAACTTTCAACGTTCTCAGGAATGCCACACCACCGCCGGGAACAATTCCCTCTTCTACGGCAGCACGTGTTGCGTGCAGGGCATCTTCAACGCGAGCTTTCTTCTCTTTCATTTCAACTTCAGAAGCAGCTCCGATGTAAAGTACTGCAACTCCGCCGCTTAGTTTGGCAAGACGCTCTTGCAGCTTCTCACGGTCGTAGTCAGAAGTTGTGTTCTCGATCTGAGATTTAATCTGATTGATACGTGCTTTAATGTCATCAGACTTGCCATTACCGCCAACGAGAGTTGTATCGTCTTTAGTAATGTTTAGTCGATCTGCTGTACCGAGGAAGTCGAGAGTCGCATTTTCAAGCTTGTAACCGCGCTCTTCGCTGATTACGGTACCGCCGGTCAGAATTGCGATATCTTCGAGCATTGCTTTTCTTCTGTCGCCAAAGCCCGGAGCTTTTACAGCTGCAATCTTCAATGATCCGCGCAGTTTGTTCACAACCAGAGTAGCCAGTGCTTCGCCTTCAATATCTTCGGCGATAATCAGCAGCGGCTTGTTGGTTTGAATCACTTTCTCAAGGATTGGAAGCAGGTCCTTCATCGCAGAGATCTTCTTGTCGAAAATCAGGATGTAAGGATCTTCCATTTCAGTGGTCATATTCTCACTGTTGGTCACAAAGTATGGAGAGAGGTATCCTCTGTCGAACTGCATACCTTCTACAGTTTCGAGGTAGGTTTCAGTACCTTTTGCCTCTTCAACGGTAATCACACCATCTTTACCAACTTTCTCCATAGCATCGGCAATGTTATTACCGATCTCTTCGTCGCCGTTTGCAGAAATGGTTCCAACCTGACGGATACTGTCGAGACTGTCGCCAACAGGTTTGCTCAGAGCCTTCAGCTCTTTTACAACCGCATCAACCGCAGTTTCAATACCACGCTTCAGTTCCATTGGGTTTGCACCGGCAGTAACGTTTTTCAGACCGGTTTGAATAATGGACTGAGCCAATACGGTAGCCGTTGTTGTACCGTCACCCGCATTGTCATTTGTTTTAGACGCAACTTCACGTACCATCTGTGCGCCCATATTTTCAACCTTATCAGAGAGTTCAATCTCTTTAGCTACGGTTACACCATCTTTGGTTACGGTTGGTGCTCCGAAAGATTTCTCAATAACTACATTTCTTCCGCGAGGGCCCAATGTAACTTTAACTGCGTTCGCAAGCTTATCCACGCCGCGTTTTAGTGCGTCGCGTGCTTCCGCATCGTAATGAACTAGTTTTGCTGACATAATTTTAAATTGTTTTGTTAGTGTTTATTAAATCGTTTTTGACAAATGCTGTTAGGATACAATACCGAGAATGTCTGATTCTCTCATAATCAGATACTCTTCACCATCAAGAGTAACTTCGGTTCCGGAATACTTTCCGTAGAGGACTTCATCTCCTTTCTTAACAGACATGTCGATCTTGTTCCCGTTTTCAACTTTTCCGGGACCTGCCTCAACCACGGTTCCCCGTTGTGGTTTCTCTTTTGCAGTGTCAGGGATGATAATTCCGGAGCTGGTTTTTTCTTCAGCTTCGATCGGGCGAACAAGCACTCGATCGCTTAATGGTTTTATACTAGCCATATTATGACTCCTTACTTATTAGGTTTTTGGTTAATCGTTAATTTTTTGTCACGCATAGAATGCGCTTTTTCTTCTGCCTTGATGTCTGCAACATCCGTACCAAAACCAAAGAAGTGCCAAATGGTATTCGAATTGTTAAAATGAAGGGGTTACATCAGATCAAACAGACATATAAGTCATGAAAATGTGCCAAGTTGTTCAAGGCGGGCTGTCAACTTTTCATACATGTCGGGCGTCAGTGCTTCGGCTCGTAAGTTAAAGTCGAATTCATCTTCCGGCAACTCCGCATCCAACCGCCTCAGGGCATTGCTCAATTTCTTTCTTCTCTGATTGAACGCCATGCGCACAACCGTTTTTAAATTCTTATCCGAACATGTCATATCCGGCCTGTCGAATGTCAATTTTAACACGGCGCTGTTCACATTTGGCGGCGGTGAAAAAACACCGGGCGGAACATCAAACAAAATCACCGGACTGCTCATCAGCTGAGTCTGAACACTCAATATTCCGTACTCTTTACTTCGCGGGTCGGCCACAATTCTCTCTGCTACCTCTTTCTGCATCATCAACAGTGCAGATTGAATATGCTTTCTATACTCCAAAACTTTAAATAAAATCTGACTGGTGATGTAGTACGGAAGATTCCCAACTACATGAACAGGCTTGTCGGCAACTACAAATTCGGACCAATCGCTTTTTAAAATATCCCCATGAACAATTTTCAGATTCGGATGCTCTGCCGAAAGATGCTCAACCATTCTCTGATCAATCTCCACGGCCACTACATCATCATACTCTTGCAGTATCAAACCGGTAATAGCACCTGCTCCCGGACCAATTTCCACAATTCTGTCGCTCTTTTGAGCCGGGATGGAATCCACAATTTTCCGGATCATATTGGGATCCTTCAAAAAATGCTGGCCTAAACTTTTTTTTGTTCTGGGATGATTCGCCATTCGTTGCGTATTATATCTAAATGAAGATCTGGTTGAATTTGATTAGATTAACTTAAAGGATTTTTTAAACATTTATGGATGATGTGCAAAATCAATTTATATCATCCGCTCACTTAGTAGATTGCTCTTGTTATGGAACTCAATCCTTTCGACACCGAACAGTTAGGTATTCAGACCTTAGAAAAGAGTCTGATGAAGACCAAATCAGCCCGTTCACTGAAAATCGGTCTGCCTAAAGAAACTTCAAATGATGAGCGGCGAATTTCTCTTACTCCCGGAGGTGTCTCCATTCTTGTGGCAAATGGCCATGAAATTTATGTTGAAAAAAATGCAGGAGCAGATGCACACTTTTCAGATAATGAATATGCCGAAGCCGGTGCAGAAATCGCTCATAGCGCAGAAGAACTTTTCAAAAAGTCTGAAATGATCGTAAAGGTGGCACCTCCCACCAAAACTGAACTTGGCTGGATGCAGCCAAATCAGATTTTACTGTCAGCCCTTCATCTTGGCCACACTACGCCCGATTTTTTGAATTCACTCATTAAGAAAGGAGTCTGCGCCATCGGATATGAGTACATTAAAAGCCGCGACAATGAGTTCCCGATTGTTCGGATGATGCACGAAATTACGGGATCAATGGCTGTTCAGATCGCTGCACACTATTTAGAAAATAGCAGCGACGGACAGGGAATTATGTTAGGAGGCATTTCCGGAATTCCGCCGGCAACCGTCGCCATTTTAGGTGCCGGAATTACCGGAGAGTATGCTGCCCGAACCGCTCTCGGTTACGGAGCACAGGTTTTTGTGATGGATAACGATCTCGCCATGCTTCGCCGTCTCGAAAATTCTTTTGATCGACGAATTATTACCGCTACGGCAAATCATCAATATCTCTCCACCGCTTTGGATTTTGCTGATGTAGTAATTGGCGCTGCCATGACAGAAGGTGAACGTGCACCCTGCTGGGTGACAGACCCGATGGTTCAATCTATGAAATCGGGCAGTGTAATTGTCGATACCGTTATCGACCAGGGCGGATGCATTTCTACCAGCGTACCGACTACACACTCCAATCCGGTTTTTAAAAAATATGATGTGGTTCACTACTGTGTTCCCAATATTCCATCCAACGTAGCCCGCACAGCCACGTACGCACTAAACAACGTAATCGTCCCCTACCTTGTTGATTTGGGAGACGCAGGAGGCATTGAGGAGTGTTTATGGAATAATACAGCTCTTCGGAATGGCGCCTATATTTACAAAAAGCACCTGACGAAAAAAGGCCTTGCCGAACAGTTTGAAATGCCGTACCGGGATATCGAAATGCTAATTGCGAGCCAGATTTAACTTTCTGTAAAAGTGAAAAGGCAAAAGTAAAAAACTATTTCACACTTTTTTGATATTACACTTTTCACTTTTTCGGTTTGCCTTTTGACGGATCACCTTACATATCAAAGAATAAACAACTTTCACAATGCCTGCTTCTGAACTGAGCGAAAAAAATTATCGCCGAATTGCATTTATTAACTGGGCGCTCTCCGTTCCTCTTTTACTGATCTTTGCCTGGCCTTATTATTTCCTGTGCAATTCTATCGGAATCAGTAAAATTATCTCTTATCCGGGTTCTATACTTTTTGCATTACCTTTTATGCTCACCATTTTACATGGGCACGTAACCACTGCTATGGGAGCGCTTCATCGGCAACACTACTACAACTGGCTGAAAAGTCACCCCTTTACTTTTGGTGTCCTTTTCCATCCGGTTATTGCCAGTACTCGCTTCAGATTAGTACTCTTTCTATTAAGTACGATTCTTTTAGGAATTGGCTATATCGTAATTTAATTACAGAAATAAATAGGGTGAGTGTTTTCTCACCCTATAAATTCTACTAATACGCCTTTCCTTTTTTGATATCCTCAACAACAGCCGGATCGAGAAGTGTGGAAGTATCCCCGATATTTTCCAAATCCTTGGCCGCAATTTTCCTCAGAATTCTTCTCATAATTTTCCCGGATCGTGTCTTGGGTAAACCGGATACAATCTGGACTTTATCAGGTTTGGCAATTGGGCCGATGATTTTGGTTACCAGATCATGTATTTCGCCCTTAAAGGCTTCGGGATCTTTAGGATCTTTTTCACAAACCATAAATGCAAAAATCCCTTGCCCCTTCACGTCATGCGGATATCCAACAATGGCCGCCTCCACAATATTCGGATGCTCATCGATGGCATTTTCAATTTCAGCCGTACCGAGTCGGTGACCTGATACATTCAATACATCATCCACACGTCCGGTAATACGGTAGTAACCGTCTGCATCCCGCCGGCAGCCATCACCTGTAAAATAGTACCCTTTGTACGTGCTCATGTACGTTTTTAAGTAGCGCTCATGATCACCCCAGATGGTTCGGGCAATTCCCGGCCAGGGATGTT
This portion of the Rhodohalobacter barkolensis genome encodes:
- a CDS encoding NAD-dependent epimerase/dehydratase family protein, coding for MSKILITGACGQLGSELTTELRNIYGTENVVASDIREPIGDGPFEQLDVMDKARIEEVIEKYNITVIYHLAALLSANAEKNIDLAWRLNMDGLLNVLNIAREKNLERIFWPSSIAVFGPDAPKKDTPQNTATNPTTVYGITKVAGEQWCAYFYNKFGVDVRSLRYPGLIGYKSLPGGGTTDYAVDIYHKALAGEKFSCFLEADAALPMMYMSDAVKATIDLMQVPEEKVKVRTSYNVSAISFTPEEIAKSIKKQIPGFEIEYEPDYRQEIASSWPDSIDDSAARSDWGWKHEFDLDKMTADIFKNLPQIIEKAES
- a CDS encoding endonuclease domain-containing protein, which encodes MKKSILIKRSRHLQKLGKNWVLLIRTWLGSSPPEQGGDRGGCLLELQLRPSIFRDRAMLNPKKTKNQRRYLRKNMTKWEVRLWSDLKGKKMFGFKVRRQFGVGNYIIDFYCPELKLAIEVDGDVHHFSDKKKADNAKNGYVNELGIKMVRIQNSDFNEDYETVLKHLERVFIVRAKEFGLTIDDA
- the kbl gene encoding glycine C-acetyltransferase — its product is MYSNLKDDLQAELDQIKKDGLYKEERVITTPQGAVIKTTKGAEVINFCANNYLGLSSHPRVVEAAKKTIDEYGYGMSSVRFICGTQTIHKELEAKISEFLGTEDTILYAAAFDANGGVFEPLLGKEDAIISDQLNHASIIDGVRLCKAQRYVYKHNDMADLEEQLKAASGARTKIIATDGVFSMDGTIAQLDKICDLADKYDALVMSDECHSTGFVGKTGRGVHEYRDVMGRVDIITGTLGKALGGASGGFTAAHKEIVDMLRQRSRPYLFSNTLAPAITGASIEVLKLLSETTELRDKLEDNTTYFRKAMTDAGFDIKPGNHPIVPVMLYDAKVSQDFAEKLLEKGIYVIGFYYPVVPKGEARIRVQLSAIHEKEHLDKAIEAFTEVGKELGVID
- a CDS encoding NfeD family protein; its protein translation is MDADLLTWIFLGGGLLLMLLELALPGGVALFLGFSGITVGVLRFLGLLSSTGASIAVWLILSVVLTIAIRPFIKKYLKPESYFKYADEDYEAMDQIVEVIEEINEEDNSGRIRLDGTSWRAKSLDGTIKAGEKVRIQYRENTTWIVEALGVKEPSKEQLKNRNRN
- a CDS encoding SPFH domain-containing protein, whose amino-acid sequence is MWTALLIFFAILFVIITRLFIIVEFREEVIQERLGKYKKTLSPGFHFMIPFVDRAAYRQEMREQVIDVPSQTCITKDNIEVAVDGLIYIKVMDAYRASYGISNYIAAAVNLAQTTMRSEIGKITLDDTFSERDMMNENIVEEIDKAADPWGIKVMRYEIKNISPSNDIVDTMEKQMEAEREKRAEITNSEGYREARINESKGEQQSQILISEAQRQRRINEAKGRAKEIELIATATANGIRRVSKAIEKPGGDIAVKTKLVEQYIDQFGKIIKSTNVSVLPTETANLKTFFEGVGTLNRHTQNSHSSSSANPQGPTS
- a CDS encoding SPFH domain-containing protein, which codes for MSALNIFSQVVLAIFAIYLTFKFLQALRLVPNQYAHIVERLGNYHKTLGPGFHALIPFVDKVVYKQDLREETIEVEPQECFTKDNVKVEVDGVLYLSVVDPVNASYGITNYRYAAVQLAQTTTRSVIGLLDLDETFEERAKMSKKVVEVLGDVERLWGIRVHRYEIKNINTPRTVQKAMERQMTAERERRAVIAKSEGVRDSNVNDAQGRRAEMVNISEAEMQRRINEAEGWANEIEAIAEATAVSIEQIADAISQPKGKEAMKLQLKQKYLKVLDGLGKDENQIILPKDITNYDSLIEGLSLEQLDEVEDTPKK
- a CDS encoding DNA polymerase Y family protein encodes the protein MDPKEYTDYDLEQDVHRITLYSTVAKEHQHISRKKRLYLHLDMNCFYAQVEQQAYNLYGLPVAMGGWRKPNGVARGIVATASYEARALGVKTAMSAFEASQICPYLVFKQIDYDKYKAISRQLKSILDSYSPEVEKYSMDEYFMDITFLLRKARSQLEAYARKLKEEIYRRLGLVCSVGIATSKTYSKLASDLQKPKGLSLILTPDDAAQYIYPLPIDEVWGIGRRRYEHLKKYNIHTIGDAIKQGKGPFQKLFGEMQGQLFWETVAGRDKARVLIDEVHIPDEVSYMHTFSDWTDNPIEVKGEIVKAVRKVCYRMRGYQRKARRWGCHIRYQEAHWEGHSFTFTTAGFTNLDDYVLDACLTEAMRIVNSALERNIKIRGIGLHTIEMQQTEQGELFFQEDNDLRGLTRAADCLNNCYGPDTVAKAAIHESVKGNTHFVNRS